Part of the Esox lucius isolate fEsoLuc1 chromosome 25, fEsoLuc1.pri, whole genome shotgun sequence genome, GCAGCCCAATTTTGATCTTCTCATCAGATCATCTCagaatattttttcccccagagTGGATCTGATTGAAAGCCTAATTAGTGGAGGAAAAGTCTAGAACTGGGCTGCCTAAATACCTCTATGTAGCATCACCCCCTCTCTactttcacacagacagacaaattcTGATCCATTTGAGAGATCACAGTAAGAGGATCTAACAGAGCGTAGGCCATTTGGTGTTAGCTGCCTGTTTTACTTGAGGTACCGGTCAATAAAACAGGCAGCTCACACCAAATGTCCAATGCTCTGTTAGATCTCTCATCCAGTTGGCCTGTCAGTTCTTCTTCCCCCATAATTAATTTCTAGACCAAGGACTGGGCCTGAAAGAAGGGCTAGAGCAACGGTATTCCAACCTAGCCCATGAAGCCAGTTCCATTTTCCATTACAAACCCCTAATCGGGGAGGTGGGTCCAGTTAATGATGAGTCCCTGATTAGTGGGTTGCAGTTTAAAATGGAGTCTTGGAGGTCTAGATTTGAATAGCACTGACCTAGAGCTTAAACACACTCACATTGTGTCTGATGGGGCCTTTCTAATAATctgtctggttgtgtgtgttgttatatAGTTGGCAGCGGGGGGGCCCTAAGTGACGCTTATTCCTAGAACCGGCCCTGCATGCAGGTCTACTAAAGAAACGTTCCATTGCTATCGGCTGCAGTGTGCTACATTTTTCAAGAGCCCGTCTATCAGCGTACCATTAGCGTACTGCGTCGCAACAAGAAATGAGACCTAAACCACCCCTCCACACATCCGCTCCAATTGTGCTGACTCTGGAGAGGCCTTGAGTGGCATTTATTTAAATGGCAGTTCGGAATGAAGCCCATGTGAATATTTGAAATGCTGTGTGTCGCAGCAGAGGACAGCGATGCatagcggtgtgtgtgtggaagctTTTGTACGTCGCTGTTATGCCCAGGGGTCTCGTTAAGTCAATTCTATGCGCTATAGTCACTAGTGACGTCACTGCTTGCAGCTCCACGTAAAAACCTCAGCACGGCCTGTGCTATCAGCACCGATTGAGACATGGAAATGGTCATCGTGTTCATTTCCCACTTGCAATGCCCAAGGCACCTTGTCTCCCTGTGTGTAGAAAGACATTTGGGACACCAGGGTGACGTTGGGTTAGATGGGCTTTCTAGAAGTCAGCTGGTTGATGGTAACGGAGTGCTCTTAAAGGGATAATTGTCCTACGTTTTAGCATTTTAACctaataattgtattttcttgTAGGTCTGCCAAACTTTATCACAGCCCTGGGAGTAGTAACTCCACAGATTACCTTCATAATCAAGGTTGTCTGTGAACAATCTTTTCTGTCCATCTGTTGATGTTTTTAATTTCCCTTTATCCTATCTGACCCCTCACCTCAAACTGACCCCTAATATTTCCCTCACCCCTATCTGACCCCTACTATACCCTTTACCCCAACCAGATCCTATATGTCACTTtatttctcattctctctccttaaGTTCGACCGGCAAGATCAGAAAACCTCTGTAGTGAATGGGACACAAGGAGACAGTATAGACAATATGCAGAACATTCAGCGTTTTCATGTCCCCGTACCTGCTTTGAGAAGGAATAGGTTCCCATGGGTTCTGCTTGATTTAGTTCCGATTTGACCTATGAATCTTCATTACTATTCAACAGTTTCTGTTCAGGCTCTGACTGAACCCAGGTTGTTCCAGTCACAACTAGCTAAAGCTATTCTCCATTTTATTAGACTTTTATTATCCCTGTGCTTCTATCGGCCCTGTCACAGTTATTCATGATGAGGACTGTGGGGTATTTACTGGTTTAAATCAATACAGACTGCTCACTCAGACACACTCACGGTCTGTATGCGATCTTGGGGTACCCTTTCTGTACAGGCCTGTAGGAGGAATGCTCTcaatctctccctgtccctcgcTATGTCCGCCTGTCCCTCGCTACGTCCGCCTGTCCCTCGCTACGTCCGCCTGTCCCTCGCTACGTCTCCCTGTCCATTTCTGGTCTTTTCTCTGGCTGCCTCGTTTGTCTTCTATCACAGTTGAAAACAACTTCTCCGTCTCAAGTCCTAACCTCCATGTATCTGTGACCACAGCCTGGCAATGTTTTGCTTCTGTTGTTAAATCTGTGCCGTTTGCTACGTGAAATCCCGCTTTAGCTGTCCCGGTAGCAATGAGACTTGGGGATGGGTACGTGACATCGGGGCTCACGGTTCTGatttgctgtctgtctgtgctgtcCTCGCCCCAGGCTATAAGCCCGTGTGACGGAACCCACACTGCGGCACATATCAGTGCCCTCCATCTCACGACGCACAGCGTCACTACGCACAGCGTCACGATCCTCTGTCCGGTGAGGGGGATGATAACTGCACTGCGAAACAATccgagcccccccccccccacccccgtttcgctctcattttctctttctctcgcttcGTCGATCTCCGGAGTTCGGCTTTGGATCGTCATGGATATATTCCTGGTATTCCAGGGAGGTAGcaagtgggagagaaagaggaggacgGATTTCGGAGCATGAGACCCACATAGCAGGTGCCCGTCTCCATGGCAACAACCAGCTCACGGAGGATTACGAAAAATCTGAGCGATGTTAAGCAGAAAGTGATTGACCAGAGGACGGTCTTTTATAGCCTCAccaactctctctgtctgttgaaTTTTTTCCCCCCTGACAGGTTTCAATTTAGTGCTGCTCATGAGTAGGATCAAAAAGGATTCGGTTTAAATCGATTTTTCAAGACCTTGCGTCTAGTGATTTAGTTGCCTAAATAACGCTATTCACATCTCTTCGTAAGAAAGACATCTCATTTTGTATGACACTCAGAAGTGCAAATATCCCATTGTTCATGAACAACCTTTTTTTCAGGGATTGTTGTGAAATACAATAGCATATACAATAGCAAATTGTCCTTCAGTCACAACAACCCCTGAAAGAAATACCCACATTTGTCCTTTATGAAAAAAGATCCTTTACCATCTTAATACCAATgtcgtttttttcttttaaaaatacactTTTCCAAGTCAAAGCCTCTGCTGTTTCTACTCTATTTTGACCTCTCAGTTCCCTCTTGTGTTGGCGACAGGGGATGAGGGATGGGGATGAGGTAAGAGGGACTGGGGATGAGGTAAGAGGGACTGGggatgagggagaagagagatggatggagtacagcaaaataaagaaatattgagggaaaaatatataatggtgATAAAGGGGGGAATGAGCCTGATGTAGTGTGCGCATGCATTCAAAGGTGTAAAATAGCGTCTGAGGCTGGAAATCTGCTATGGGCAGCGTCAGATTCTTTGGCATTGTAGACAGACTGTCTCAGACTGCAAAGCACAAGGTCAATCTGGTAtgtctgtttgtgctgttgACATCTCAATGAGAATATAGACGGGGTGACATCCTTTCTGTGTAGTGTACACTGATCGCAGAGCAGGAATGACACATCATCATTCTCTGGCTGGCTCACAGACACAACGGAAACAGTGGTTCATACAGACACAACCAAAACACTGGCTCATATAGACACAACCAAAACACTGGCTCATATAGACACAACCAAAACACTGGCTCATATAGACACAACCAAAACACTGGGTCCTATAAACACAGCCAAAACACTGGCTcatatacacacaatacacatccTGGCACATAAAGACacgacacaaaaacacacacagttttgaGTGGCTGGCTGACAATGTTGTTCCCCAGATCGCTCTATTCCTGTTGTACACCGTAACAATTGGGCATTAGCATGAGGTTAACTGGCTGACAACAATGGCAACTAAATAAATATGGTTGAATATGTTAAACCGGCTTGCAtaacaattatattttgaatTCATCTGTCAATTTTTTGGTTTCTATTCCATTTAATTCTACCCATGATAATGTTTTGAAATGCTAGAAActgttgcttttgttttcttttagagGGTGAGTGAAAAGGTGGGGGGAGCCGAAGGAACTAAACATGATGAAGACTTCACTGAAATGGAAAAGGCAAGAatcctttcttcctcctctaaTAGtaccaacaatgttttgatgAATGTGCACTGAGTGTGCAACCAAACACTGATTAATTTACTATAAAGATCTTAGGAATTATCCTCACACACAATGATCTGCAGAATTATTGTCtctaacacaaaaacacattaatcTGATGATTTATTGAGCGAATATTGCCTATATCATTGGTACCCTGGAAAGTCTTAtgcacaaaatgtaattcatgtatATTCTGATTAGGTTACCTGTTAAGCTTTATCTGAGTCTTTAGGAACTCTGAAGTGGTCATCCATTACATGCTGTTTCGCTGGAAATAACATGGGAAAGGTCAAAGAACACACCGACCATATAAGACTGAAGGTTGTTAACCTTCACAAATCAACCAAAGGCTATAAAAAGAAAGCTACCAGAAAGAGTTCTTTATTTAAATGCTGTTTAAATactacttttatatttatttaataaaaaaggcTAATTATAGCCACAACGTGTTCTTTCTGCCTCTATCACCAGACCAGATTTTTCTGCATAATAAAAGCCTCAAGGACATTGCTTATCCACCgcagtttgtctgtctctccattttgTACTATTTCCTGTCATTTCCTTCCCTAAACCTCTACCTTTTTCCCTCATTTTCACAGGTTTTAtctttcctgtttctctctcccccgcTTTTTCTCAATATGTCTGTTTCTGGGTTACAGAAGGTGGACACTACCAGCAGGGCAGTGTTGGACATTATGACCAAGACCACTGAATACCTGCAGCCCAATCCAGGTGAAGGACACtcaaattgtattattatttgaaCCAACACAAACCAAGCAACTACATAGTACTCAGTCAGTagtcacacatttaaaaaataaaataaataaaaaaatcttaacagagacagataTCCATTTTGTAAACTGTGCGCAAGAATCAATAACAGTGTAGTTAAAATATGGAACTTGTAGCaagattgatttattgattagttCATCcatgtattgtttgtgtgtatagcCTCCAGAGCCAAGATGACCATGATCAACTCCATGTCTAAGATGCGTGGCCAGGAAAAGGGCCTGGGCTACACCCAGCCTGAGACAATCCTGGGTGAATCCATGCAGAAGTTTGGCAGAGAACTCGGGGAAGAGTCCAACTTCGGTAAAATCACATTGTCTATTTATAAAAGCGCGGCCTGATTGCCTGGTCACAGATTTACTGGTGTTGTATGGAAGACTTAGAAATGAGGTTAGCTTTGCACTTACAAATCGTCCGGATATAAGGACTTTTATACCTGTGTGCTCCAGGCCTTGCGCTGATTGATGCTGGGGAGTCTATGCGAGAGCTGGGGGAGGTGAAGGACGCTCTAGACATGGAGGTCAAGCAGAACTTCCTCGATCCGTTGCAGACCCTCCATGACAAAGACCTCAAGGAGATTGCGGTCAGTTTGGaagatttcattttctttatttagtgTATTCATTTTGTAGACCCTTGTTTCATTTTCAACTGAGCAATgtattgagaaaataaatacaagcaCATTACAACAGGTCAGAGTCAGGCCTTCAGCAACAAAAAGGCATACAAGCTTAGCttagtttttttaatcaatatatagtacctcacaaaagtgagtacacccatcacatttttctaaatatttgattgtatcttttcatgtgacaacactgaagaaatgacactttgctacaatgtaaagtagtgtatacagcttgtataacagtgtaaatgtgctgtcccctcaaaataacacaacacacagcgattcatgtctaaaccactggcaacaaaagtgagtaaaatgTCCAAATccaatgtgaggggtgtactcttgagagatactgtatataggcCCAACTGTACTGTATAGTTTTTCAGTGTCTGTTGCGTTGGAAAGAAATGACACCTGAATAAACTGATTACCATGAAACATTTGCTAAATGCCCATACAACTCACTATGGTTTGATAATAGCAGTGTATTTTGTTTGGTTTAGATGCTAACTACCTGAACGACTTGGCTCATATTGCCCCCAAACGGCTCAGTTAAATGCTTAAAAATAGTAAATAGTACCAGTAAAACAATTCTTCCCCTTGCAGCACCACCTGAAGAAACTTGAAGGCCGTCGCCTGGACTTCGACTACAAGAAGAAGCGCCAGGGCAAGGTGACGGATGACGAGATCAAGCAGGCTCTAGAGAAGTTTGACGACACCAAGGAGATAGCTGAGCTCAGCATGTTCAACCTGCTGGAGAGTGATGTAAGGACTGTGTTTCTACTGTTTGTTCTCCTCCTTcctacattgtgtgtgtgagctacTGCAGAGCAATGGCGGTAGTAGCA contains:
- the sh3gl2a gene encoding SH3 domain containing GRB2 like 2a, endophilin A1 isoform X4, which gives rise to MSVAGFKKQFHKATQRVSEKVGGAEGTKHDEDFTEMEKKVDTTSRAVLDIMTKTTEYLQPNPASRAKMTMINSMSKMRGQEKGLGYTQPETILGESMQKFGRELGEESNFGLALIDAGESMRELGEVKDALDMEVKQNFLDPLQTLHDKDLKEIAHHLKKLEGRRLDFDYKKKRQGKVTDDEIKQALEKFDDTKEIAELSMFNLLESDQIEQVSQLAALVQAQVEYHRQCAEILTQLQSKMEDRIRDSSNKPKKEFVPKPRQSLDFSSENHNGGIQGSRSPGRSPAPLDQPCCRALYDFDPENEGELGFKEGDIITLTNKIDDNWYEGMIHGNSGFFPVNYVDILVPLP
- the sh3gl2a gene encoding SH3 domain containing GRB2 like 2a, endophilin A1 isoform X1 encodes the protein MSVAGFKKQFHKATQRVSEKVGGAEGTKHDEDFTEMEKKVDTTSRAVLDIMTKTTEYLQPNPASRAKMTMINSMSKMRGQEKGLGYTQPETILGESMQKFGRELGEESNFGLALIDAGESMRELGEVKDALDMEVKQNFLDPLQTLHDKDLKEIAHHLKKLEGRRLDFDYKKKRQGKVTDDEIKQALEKFDDTKEIAELSMFNLLESDQIEQVSQLAALVQAQVEYHRQCAEILTQLQSKMEDRIRDSSNKPKKEFVPKPRQSLDFSSENHNGGIQGSRSPARSPARSPGRSPAPLDQPCCRALYDFDPENEGELGFKEGDIITLTNKIDDNWYEGMIHGNSGFFPVNYVDILVPLP
- the sh3gl2a gene encoding SH3 domain containing GRB2 like 2a, endophilin A1 isoform X2, with protein sequence MSVAGFKKQFHKATQRVSEKVGGAEGTKHDEDFTEMEKKVDTTSRAVLDIMTKTTEYLQPNPASRAKMTMINSMSKMRGQEKGLGYTQPETILGESMQKFGRELGEESNFGLALIDAGESMRELGEVKDALDMEVKQNFLDPLQTLHDKDLKEIAHHLKKLEGRRLDFDYKKKRQGKVTDDEIKQALEKFDDTKEIAELSMFNLLESDQIEQVSQLAALVQAQVEYHRQCAEILTQLQSKMEDRIRDSSNKPKKEFVPKPRQSLDFSSENHNGGIQGSRSPARSPGRSPAPLDQPCCRALYDFDPENEGELGFKEGDIITLTNKIDDNWYEGMIHGNSGFFPVNYVDILVPLP
- the sh3gl2a gene encoding SH3 domain containing GRB2 like 2a, endophilin A1 isoform X5; this translates as MEKKVDTTSRAVLDIMTKTTEYLQPNPASRAKMTMINSMSKMRGQEKGLGYTQPETILGESMQKFGRELGEESNFGLALIDAGESMRELGEVKDALDMEVKQNFLDPLQTLHDKDLKEIAHHLKKLEGRRLDFDYKKKRQGKVTDDEIKQALEKFDDTKEIAELSMFNLLESDQIEQVSQLAALVQAQVEYHRQCAEILTQLQSKMEDRIRDSSNKPKKEFVPKPRQSLDFSSENHNGGIQGSRSPARSPARSPGRSPAPLDQPCCRALYDFDPENEGELGFKEGDIITLTNKIDDNWYEGMIHGNSGFFPVNYVDILVPLP